From the genome of Geothrix sp. 21YS21S-4, one region includes:
- a CDS encoding YggS family pyridoxal phosphate-dependent enzyme, with translation MNLVDRIAGLKQRLRLACEAAGRDPERVELLPVSKRQPLTLIREAAALGFSRFGENYVQEGADKAAAEPELAFLLIGPLQRNKAKAALQHFREIQSLDRPELAERLRRLAAELQVVRPVWIQVDLWNEATKLGGCPEADLPALLAALAGDPNLPLRGLMAIPPPEDDGAFAQLAALRDRLQQDLGHALLLSMGMSSDLEAAVRAGTDQVRIGTAFFGERVH, from the coding sequence GTGAACCTGGTCGATCGCATCGCCGGACTGAAGCAGCGGCTCCGCTTGGCCTGCGAGGCGGCGGGGCGGGATCCGGAGCGCGTCGAACTGCTGCCGGTCTCCAAGCGGCAGCCGCTGACCCTGATCCGCGAGGCGGCGGCCCTGGGCTTCTCGCGCTTCGGCGAAAACTACGTCCAGGAAGGCGCAGACAAAGCCGCCGCCGAACCGGAATTGGCCTTTCTGCTGATCGGCCCGCTGCAGCGGAACAAGGCCAAGGCGGCCCTCCAGCACTTCCGCGAGATCCAGAGCCTCGACCGGCCCGAATTGGCGGAGCGCCTCCGCCGCCTCGCCGCGGAACTCCAGGTGGTGCGCCCGGTCTGGATCCAGGTGGACCTGTGGAATGAAGCCACCAAACTGGGTGGCTGTCCGGAAGCGGACCTGCCCGCGCTGCTGGCGGCCCTGGCGGGCGATCCGAACCTGCCGCTGCGCGGCCTGATGGCCATCCCTCCCCCGGAGGACGACGGCGCCTTCGCGCAACTCGCCGCGCTCCGGGATCGGCTCCAGCAGGATCTCGGCCACGCCCTCCTCCTCAGCATGGGAATGAGCTCCGACCTGGAAGCCGCCGTCCGCGCCGGCACCGACCAGGTCCGCATCGGCACGGCGTTCTTCGGCGAACGCGTCCACTGA